A window of the Myripristis murdjan chromosome 15, fMyrMur1.1, whole genome shotgun sequence genome harbors these coding sequences:
- the LOC115372277 gene encoding DELTA-sagatoxin-Srs1a-like has translation MPHRNCSIEINNNSGSYTLSNPRVFTESGCCEVPLPPMVGPCSTASALFNKTSCAATGAVGVFTYDLFNPDLNDYSHILAVMFSVPYDRNLYSNWFAVGIFDRGNNCDYNLYDIMYNGEENNFVRAKADGSSISYEGDYVIVSASMSDSGEAVLRVDVNDTGMY, from the exons ATGCCACATCGCAACTGCTCTATTGAGATCAACAACAACTCTGGTTCCTACACCCTTTCCAACCCAAG GGTGTTCACTGAGAGTGGCTGCTGTGAAGTTCCACTGCCACCCATGGTGGGACCTTGCTCTACTGCCAGTGCTTTGTTCAACAAGACATCCTGTGCTGCTACTGGAGCTGTGGGGGTCTTCACCTATGATCTGTTCAACCCTGACCTCAACGACTACAGCCATAtcctggctgtcatgttctccgTGCCCTATGACCGAAACCTCTACTCCAACTGGTTCGCCGTGGGAATCTTTGATAGAGGCAACAACTGCGATTACAACCTTTATGATATCATGTACAATGGTGAAGAAAATAACTTTGTTAGAGCAAAGGCGGATGGCTCCTCTATTTCTTATGAGGGGGATTATGTTATTGTCAGTGCATCCATGTCAGACTCAGGTGAAGCCGTCCTCAGGGTAGATGTCAATGATACAGGAATGTATTAA